A region from the Ctenopharyngodon idella isolate HZGC_01 chromosome 13, HZGC01, whole genome shotgun sequence genome encodes:
- the zfand3 gene encoding AN1-type zinc finger protein 3 isoform X2, which yields MNLCSKCFADIQKKQPDEDCTPEPAPSSSNSQSAVFCNETSSSSSQTLSSKPASSEEPSTEATTLPAQDEVSSTDTARGTLSTPTKRPCDSASGSESESSPEKRVRVGEASCSEDSPRVPKQKNRRRCHRCQTKLELVQQELGSCRCGYVFCMLHRLPEQHDCMFDHLGRGREEAVLKMVKLDRKVGRTCQRIGEECS from the exons ATGAACCTTTGTTCCAAATGTTTTGCTG ACATACAGAAGAAACAGCCAGACGAGGACTGcactccagagcccgctcccaGCTCCAGcaatagccaatcagcagtCTTCTGCAATGAGACGAGCAGCAGCAGTAGCCAAACCCTGTCCTCCAAGCCAGCCAGCTCTGAGGAGCCCTCGACAGAAGCCACAACTCTTCCTGCACAGGACG AAGTCTCCAGTACAGACACAGCTCGCGGCACGCTATCCACTCCTACAAAACGACCCTGCGACTCAG CCTCAGGTTCAGAGAGCGAGTCGTCCCCGGAGAAGCGTGTTCGTGTGGGAGAGGCTTCATGTTCTGAAGATTCTCCACGAGTTCCCAAGCAGAAGAACCGTCGGCGGTGCCATCGCTGCCAAACCAAACTGGAGCTCGTACAACAAGAGCTGGGGTCCTGTCGCTGTG GTTATGTGTTCTGCATGTTGCACCGGTTGCCGGAGCAACACGACTGTATGTTTGACCATCTGGGCCGCGGCCGAGAGGAAGCTGTGCTGAAGATGGTTAAACTGGACCGCAAGGTGGGCCGAACCTGCCAGCGCATCGGAGAGGAGTGCTCTTGA